The DNA sequence GAAATGTATCGCCTACATTTGAATATAAATTAGTAATTAAAAATTCTTCAGAATTATTTATTTCATCATCAAGTTTATAAACTTTTCCATTTATTGAATCAATTCTCTCATAGTAAATTTTAACTTTACTAGAATCACTTCTTGTTTCTTTAATAGTAAAATATTTTTTACCATTATTTAAAGTTGTATCGCTTTTTACTTCTTTTGTAAGATAGTATAAATGCTGTCCACCAGTTTCCCAAACTGGGTTGTAGATTATTTCATAATACCATTTATCCCCAATTTGAAGCGGATAGAAATTCAAACTATTATAATCAGTTAATTGTTTCATTATTCTTACAGAATCAGAATTTAATTCTAAAAGTTTGTAAGGAGTTGTTATATAGAGTAAATCAGAATTAGGTCTTTTATAAATACCGGAAATTGTAGCTTTTAATTCTTTGAATTTTGAAAATGTATTACCATAATCCGAAGATATATAAATCTGTTTGTCAGCAGCAATGTAAATTGCTCCGCTTAAAGAATTATCACAAGTAATAGAAATTTCATTTGTTGATTCAAAAACTTCATTCCAACTTCCCAACTCTCCCAAATTATTTGAAACAACTAGTTTATATTTATTGTCATTTATAATAATTCTATAAATGTGAATATTATCGAGGTCATTTATAAAAGAGTAGTTAATATAATCTTGTTGATAAAGTTCATTTGCATTATAAACTGAATCCGCTAAATAAAAAGTTTTTCCTGTATCAATTGATTTATATAAAAAACCTTTTTGGTCCTCAACAAACCAAAGATTTGGATTTTTCTTACTAATGGAAACTAATTTGAAATTTTCTGTTGATTCAACTAATTCAAAATAATCATCAGAAATTTGCGAAAATATGCCTTTGGGAGAATTGTCTGCATAAACATAAACTTTATAACTTGAATCAAAATTTGCTATTTCTAAATTATGAGTAACACCATGAAATGATTGAACCTGAAAAGGTGAATCATAATTTCTATTATAAATTACAATTGGCCCAGGTTCAAAACTTGTAATTGCATCACCAGCTTGATAAAAATTTGTTAAGGTACTATCAATAAATTCAAAATCACTAACAACATGACCAGTTGATGGGAATGGTTCATAATAGTCACCGCCATCCATTAAGAATAAAGAGTCTAAATTTTTCTTGACATCAAAATGAAAAATATCTTGTCTATTTTCTCCAGCCCAAAATTCGTCTGATCTTTGGTAAGAATAATTACTTTTCATTCTATAAAATAATTGTGTATTTCCATTTAGATCTTCATAACCTCTTAATCCAAAAAATGTTGTATCAACTTGTGAAAAACAATTTACTGTAAAAATTAAAATGAAGTTCAGTATAAGTTTTTTCATTCCTTTCTCACTTTAATAAAATCATTTTCTTTGTTTTAATAAAAGTTCCGGATTTTAATTGAAACAAATAAATTCCGCTTGATAATTGGCTTGCATTAAATTCTATTTTGTAATTTCCCGGTTTTTGTTTTTGATTAACTAAAGTTGCAACTTCTCGCCCTAAGATGTCGTAAATTTTTAATGAAATTGCACTCAGACTAAAGTCTGAGGCTACATTTGACGTTTCACTTTTCACCTTTGACGGAATACTATATTCTATTGTTGTAGTTGGGTTAAACGGATTTGGATAATTTTGGGATAATGAAAATTCAGTCGGCAAATTAATTTCATCATTAATATTAGTAATAATTTTATTGCTATCCGCCGGAGTTGGATTATTAATAAACTGCCAATTATTTGTTCCATCCGGAAATCTTCCGTAAGAAATATTGTTTGTCTGTTCTGAATAAGTCAGCGAATCAATAAACATAGTATCATTATCAATTACTTGAATTAAAGCAATTTCTTCTCCGTCTTTATCAAGTTTAAAATTTAAATGAAAAATTCCTTGTTCAGTTTGTTCATCAGCCCAAAATATAATATGTTTTTTTGCCGGAATTGTTGTTAACTCAGAAGAAGTAAATGGAATTTGGTATTTGAATGGATTGTTAAAATTATCAGTAATATACATTCCGCCAATATTTATTGGGAAATCATTATTGTTAAAAATTTCAATCCAATCGTCAAATTCATTGAATTCATCTTTATTTAAATTATCATTGCTTGTTAAAAATTCGTTAATAAAAATATTACCTAACTGATTTGAATTATTCGTCTTTCCTGGAGTTCCGCCATTTGTGAAACTACTTCGCCAATTTTGCGAAACCATATTTTCCAAAGAAATATTTTGCAGTTCGAGTGAAGGTCCGTTCCCATTTGGTTCTTTTGGCCACCAATATTTATTGTCATAATTTACAAAATCAATAATGTTATTGTTGTTATCTAAAAATAAAATATTGCCAAGAAAATTTTTCAAATTTCCATTTTGCCATTGAAAAACTTTATAATTATTTCCTTCATATACATTTTTATTTTTTGCAACTATTAAATATTCACCAGAAGCAATAGTTGCATTTTCAAAAGTGAAATTTATATCTCCGGAAAATTTAAAGTTATTTAAATTTACAGAAGATTTTCCTCTGTTATAAATTTCCACAAATTTAAAATCTTCTCCATTTGCCGGGTTGTAATGAATTTCATTTATAATTAAATTTGTTTGTTTAAATTGATCAAAAGGATATGCGCCAATATCTGAAATGCTTCCGTCAATATCATAAGGTGAATTTGGATCACCCGAATTTATTGCCGGAGAATTTATTGATAAAAATAAATTATTAATAAATTTTGGTTCAGCGCTTAAATTATTTATTCCGGTTAATTCTTCCGTATTTGAAAGAGAATAAGAAATATTTATGTTGGATAATTCATCAACTAAAATTGCTGAAGTTTTGCTATTAGCAAGAATGCAACTAATAATATCAGCATTTCCTCCGCCTTCACCAATATTTTTTTCGAAACATGCAACTGCATACTGATTTCCGTAAAATGTATTATTTATAATATATCCGTATGAATTATGATCTTTTATTCCAATTCCCATTCCGCAATTTGCAATTACATTTCGTTTAATAATGCCGGATGAGCCGTTTCCGATTGATACACCCTTATCATTTACATTAAAAATTATATTGCTCTCAATTAAAATATTTTTTGCACCTTCGCCCAAATCAATTGCATCGCTGTTGAAGCCGTAAATATTATAAATTTTATTATTTCTAATTATTCCGGAATTTATTTCATCATAATCAATTCCATCAGAATCAAATTGATAATTCCCGATAAGTTCACAATTATCAACAAGCGCAAAATTTGCTTTTTTGATATTTATTAAATCTCCCGAATATTCAGTATAGAGTTTAGAATTTTTTATTGTAATATTACCGTATTGAGAAAAAATTGGAGCTTGAACATTTTCAACAGTTATTCCTTCTAAATAAACATTTGAATTAAATGTGGAAATTGCAGCTCTATCTCTTGAATTATCAAATCCTTTTGTTGCTCCAATAATTTTAAGATTCTTAATAATTGATGAATCGGTTGAATTAACAATACACAAAGAACCCCAATTATTTGAAGATTCGTTAGTTTTTATAATAACTGGGTTTTCTTCAGTTCCGTTAATTATTAAACAACCATTTAGCAAAATT is a window from the Ignavibacteriota bacterium genome containing:
- a CDS encoding T9SS type A sorting domain-containing protein; the encoded protein is MKKLILNFILIFTVNCFSQVDTTFFGLRGYEDLNGNTQLFYRMKSNYSYQRSDEFWAGENRQDIFHFDVKKNLDSLFLMDGGDYYEPFPSTGHVVSDFEFIDSTLTNFYQAGDAITSFEPGPIVIYNRNYDSPFQVQSFHGVTHNLEIANFDSSYKVYVYADNSPKGIFSQISDDYFELVESTENFKLVSISKKNPNLWFVEDQKGFLYKSIDTGKTFYLADSVYNANELYQQDYINYSFINDLDNIHIYRIIINDNKYKLVVSNNLGELGSWNEVFESTNEISITCDNSLSGAIYIAADKQIYISSDYGNTFSKFKELKATISGIYKRPNSDLLYITTPYKLLELNSDSVRIMKQLTDYNSLNFYPLQIGDKWYYEIIYNPVWETGGQHLYYLTKEVKSDTTLNNGKKYFTIKETRSDSSKVKIYYERIDSINGKVYKLDDEINNSEEFLITNLYSNVGDTFQTFIKINNFYEMEDVSFSEEKFQSIFENNSIQEITKNYLISSDGPFNFFEYSYAKNFGKTYQHKGHFESYDEYQNLIAAFINGKKFGDTTLVGVKENLTNLPTEFYLSQNYPNPFNPTTTIEYSVPEPSVISNPQRGERSQNSNSIEIFPVGRNNNNNISLKVFDILGREVATLVNQKQKPGNYKIEFDASPLSSGIYLYQLKSGAFIQTKKMIVLK